From a region of the Thermomicrobium roseum DSM 5159 genome:
- the ispH gene encoding 4-hydroxy-3-methylbut-2-enyl diphosphate reductase: protein MTVATGEKRIVLAEVMGYCWGVRRALEIIQQAAQAGPIATVGDVIHNPQVVERLKVQGIEPVSSVSEARERGFRRVAITAHGAGPQRAAEARDAGLELIDTTCPLVTKVQRLAEKLVRQGYFLVVYGDAHHPEVRGVLGWAGTSRAVAAKHLEDLPWKGPRGVPGVVAPPRKVAVVSQTTKQTDEFLAFALGLANWVARHGGEIRIVNTICQPTWERQEALRALAREVDVLLAVGGKKSSNTARLAEVGRACGVPSYHIERPEEIDRAWLEGKRVVGVTAGASTPDEVVLAVVDHLAALGYQRPERLWRYEAPDLDDFAE from the coding sequence ATGACCGTAGCGACGGGTGAGAAGCGAATCGTCCTCGCGGAAGTCATGGGTTACTGTTGGGGTGTGCGCCGAGCGTTGGAGATCATCCAGCAGGCTGCCCAAGCTGGCCCGATCGCGACGGTCGGTGACGTGATCCACAATCCGCAAGTCGTCGAACGGCTGAAGGTCCAGGGGATCGAGCCGGTCAGCTCGGTGAGCGAAGCGCGCGAGCGTGGTTTCCGGCGCGTGGCGATCACGGCGCACGGGGCGGGACCGCAGCGTGCGGCGGAAGCCCGCGACGCTGGACTGGAGCTGATCGACACGACCTGCCCACTGGTGACCAAAGTACAGCGCCTGGCCGAGAAGCTGGTGCGTCAGGGCTACTTTCTCGTCGTCTACGGCGATGCTCACCACCCTGAGGTGCGCGGCGTGCTCGGTTGGGCCGGAACCTCACGGGCGGTTGCGGCCAAGCATTTGGAGGATTTGCCGTGGAAAGGGCCGCGCGGCGTGCCGGGTGTCGTGGCGCCGCCGCGTAAGGTCGCGGTGGTGAGTCAAACGACCAAGCAGACAGACGAGTTCCTGGCCTTCGCGCTCGGCCTGGCCAATTGGGTAGCCCGGCATGGGGGCGAGATCCGGATCGTCAATACCATCTGCCAACCGACGTGGGAGCGGCAGGAAGCGTTGCGCGCGCTGGCCCGCGAAGTCGATGTCCTGCTCGCAGTGGGTGGAAAGAAGAGTTCCAACACGGCGCGCCTCGCCGAAGTCGGCCGCGCCTGTGGTGTTCCCAGCTACCACATCGAGCGACCGGAGGAAATCGACCGTGCGTGGCTCGAGGGGAAGCGGGTGGTCGGGGTGACGGCTGGTGCCTCGACGCCTGACGAGGTCGTGCTCGCGGTGGTCGATCACCTGGCGGCGCTCGGGTACCAGCGCCCCGAACGCTTGTGGCGCTACGAGGCACCGGATCTCGACGATTTCGCCGAATAG
- a CDS encoding HAD family hydrolase: MSSMPIRLVLFDLDDTLCDHRGSFRLRVETALAALPDEVLSLERDVIVALALAQPSHTWEGVQRALEMAGCTDPAWLERASAVYARDRFLGLSLFPDSVTAVRAIQRRALTGLVTNGPSAIQRAKLARLGIERLFPIVVVSEEIGVAKPDPAIFQYALRLAGVRPEEALYVGDHPVNDVAGAQRAGLTSVWCNRYGQAWQGDVEPHFGVASLWELYRELEEWASSGRALFPGGILGEKRGAARSRGGDDDRSDG, from the coding sequence ATGAGCAGCATGCCGATCCGGCTGGTCCTGTTCGATCTCGACGATACCCTGTGCGATCACCGGGGCTCGTTCCGTCTCCGGGTAGAGACGGCGCTGGCTGCTCTTCCCGACGAGGTACTGTCCCTGGAACGCGACGTGATCGTGGCGCTGGCGCTGGCCCAGCCGAGCCACACCTGGGAGGGAGTGCAGCGGGCACTGGAGATGGCCGGATGCACCGATCCCGCGTGGCTGGAGCGCGCGTCGGCGGTGTATGCGCGCGACCGGTTCTTGGGGCTTTCGCTCTTTCCGGACAGCGTGACGGCTGTCAGGGCGATCCAGCGTCGCGCTTTGACCGGACTCGTGACGAACGGACCGAGCGCGATTCAGCGGGCCAAGCTGGCCCGGCTGGGAATCGAGCGGTTGTTCCCGATCGTCGTCGTCTCCGAGGAGATCGGTGTGGCCAAGCCGGACCCGGCGATCTTCCAGTATGCGCTCCGGCTGGCGGGTGTGCGTCCGGAAGAGGCGCTGTACGTGGGCGATCATCCGGTCAACGACGTGGCTGGAGCACAGCGTGCTGGGCTCACCAGTGTCTGGTGCAACCGGTACGGCCAAGCCTGGCAGGGGGATGTGGAGCCGCACTTCGGGGTGGCTTCGCTGTGGGAGCTCTATCGGGAATTGGAGGAATGGGCGAGCAGCGGGAGAGCGCTTTTCCCCGGGGGTATACTCGGTGAGAAACGGGGAGCGGCGCGTTCGCGAGGAGGCGACGATGACCGTAGCGACGGGTGA